A window of Gopherus evgoodei ecotype Sinaloan lineage chromosome 13, rGopEvg1_v1.p, whole genome shotgun sequence contains these coding sequences:
- the CRYBA4 gene encoding beta-crystallin A4, protein MSQVCTNFSGLGKIVVWDEEFFQGRRQEFTTECYDVRACGFQTLRSLKIESGAWAGFEHVGFQGQQFVLERGEYPRWEAWSGSHAYHMERMSSFRPIACANHRNSKMTIFEWENFLGRKGELSDDYPSLPAMGWGSSAVSSFHAHSGAWVCSQFPGYRGFQYILECDCHAGEYKHFREWGSHAQTSQVQSIRRIQQ, encoded by the exons ATGAGCCAAGTCTGCACTAACTTCTCTGGCCTCGGGAAG atcgTGGTGTGGGATGAGGAGTTCTTCCAGGGCCGGAGGCAGGAGTTCACCACCGAGTGCTATGACGTGAGGGCGTGCGGCTTCCAGACACTCCGCTCCTTAAAGATTGAGAGTGGCGC GTGGGCAGGCTTTGAGCACGTGGGCTTCCAGGGGCAGCAGTTCGTTCTGGAGCGAGGCGAGTACCCTCGCTGGGAGGCCTGGAGTGGCAGCCACGCCTACCACATGGAAAGGATGAGCTCCTTCCGCCCCATCGCCTGTGCT AATCACCGGAACAGCAAGATGACAATCTTCGAGTGGGAGAACTTCCTGGGGCGGAAAGGAGAGCTGAGCGATGACTACCCTTCGCTGCCAGCCATGGGCTGGGGGAGCAGCGCGGTGAGCTCTTTCCATGCTCACTCTGGCGC CTGGGTCTGCTCTCAGTTCCCTGGGTACCGGGGCTTCCAGTACATCCTGGAGTGCGACTGTCACGCGGGCGAATACAAGCACTTCCGGGAGTGGGGCTCCCATGCACAGACCTCCCAGGTTCAGTCCATCCGGAGGATCCAGCAGTGA